A single genomic interval of Sebastes umbrosus isolate fSebUmb1 chromosome 11, fSebUmb1.pri, whole genome shotgun sequence harbors:
- the LOC119496507 gene encoding zinc finger protein 112-like: MQSLKAFLSERLTAAAEEIFGAVEKTIAEYKEEISRSKDLEISRLRMQLKLLKSEPRLDRCLGAQLQQLTHHHHHHHPPPPPPPPQQQQHQSVPAVEPPESQPCEEDGGSSMDQEHPEPSQVKKEQQQMKSHRDFWMSHDAEQLESLESDIKDFISSPSSLKGSLHDPTLPFHPYHNNHGEDSREKPYCCSVCEKRFSNCSHLAAHIRTHTGERPYRCEICRKTFITTSALNRHQTIHTEGKHFVCNYCGKSFKWMESLGRHMRSVHKRENMPV; the protein is encoded by the exons ATGCAGTCACTGAAAGCTTTCCTCAGCGAgagactgacagcagcagccgAGGAGATCTTTGGAGCTGTGGAGAAGACAATAGCAGAGTACAAAGAGGAGATTTCTCGTTCAAAAGATTTAGAAATCAGTCGTCTCAGGATGCAGCTGAAGCTCCTCAAGTCAG AGCCACGGTTGGATAGATGCCTGGGAgcccagctgcagcagctcacccatcatcatcaccaccaccaccctcctcctcctcctcctcctcctcagcagcagcagcatcagtcaGTCCCTGCAGTGGAGCCTCCTGAGTCCCAGCCCTGTGAGGAGGATGGAGGCAGCAGCATGGACCAGGAGCATCCAGAGCCCTCTCAGGtgaagaaggagcagcagcagatgaagaGCCACAGGGATTTCTGGATGTCTCACGATGCAGAGCAGCTGGAAAGCCTGGAATCGGACATCAAGGACTTCATCTCGTCTCCTTCCAGCCTGAAAGGAAGCCTGCATGACCCCACTTTGCCCTTCCATCCCTACCACAACAACCACGGCGaggacagcagagagaaacCCTACTGCTGCTCAGTTTGTGAAAAGCGTTTCAGTAACTGCTCCCACCTGGCAGCTCACATCAGGACACACACAGGGGAGAGGCCTTACAGATGTGAGATATGCAGAAAGACTTTTATCACAACGAGCGCTCTGAACAGACACCAGACGATCCACACTGAAGGGAAACACTTTGTCTGCAATTACTGTGGCAAATCCTTCAAATGGATGGAGTCTCTTGGTCGGCACATGAGAAGTGTGCATAAGAGAGAGAATATGCCTGTATGA